The Penicillium digitatum chromosome 6, complete sequence genome has a window encoding:
- a CDS encoding coiled-coil domain-containing protein 115, whose product MTQIPTPPASRPGSETPEVKVKPEALDSVQCLDALLEKYLHLLDRQQKLHANLAEQLSSGFFSLAQANFSSPPGRRYGPDYYDGRMKAMRKISIQFERNTEESTNDPQEKEDITALPGSEFTFSINTIPTYRPEKADENNETKASSPVLGGHVEASGETSPAETASSKPSDEAEPETILVEKSKPVSKKFRSADPIHWYGILVPQSLRRAQDSFANAIENQVPDLASTTVEMRALEQKISRARAQLGN is encoded by the exons ATGACTCAAATACCCACGCCACCAGCATCGCGACCGGGCTCAGAGACACCTGAAGTGAAGGTGAAACCGGAAGCTTTAGATTCGGTCCAATGTTTGGATgcacttcttgagaaataCTTGCACCTGCTTGATCGGCAGCAGAAACTACATGCAAACCTGGCAGAACAGCTGTCGTCG GGGTTTTTCTCTCTCGCCCAGGCCAATTTCTCCAGTCCTCCTGGCCGTCGTTATGGTCCTGATTATTATGATGGACGCATGAAAGCAATGAGGAAGAT ATCAATCCAATTCGAACGAAACACGGAGGAATCCACAAACGATCCGCAAGAAAAAGAGGATATCACTGCTCTACCTGGCTCTGAATTCACATTCTCCATCAATACCATACCCACTTATCGACCAGAGAAAGCTGATGAGAACAATGAAACCAAGGCTTCTTCTCCGGTCCTAGGTGGACATGTTGAGGCCTCCGGGGAAACTAGCCCGGCCGAGACGGCTAGCTCGAAGCCTTCAGATGAAGCAGAACCCGAAACCATCCTTGTCGAAAAATCAAAGCCCGTCTCCAAAAAGTTCCGCTCTGCCGATCCAATTCACTGGTATGGAATATTGGTCCCCCAGTCGCTACGTAGGGCGCAAGATTCCTTCGCAAATGCGATAGAAAATCAGGTGCCGGATTTGGCTAGTACAACAGTCGAAATGCGAGCCCTAGAACAGAAGATTAGCCGCGCACGGGCTCAGCTGGGAAATTGA
- a CDS encoding EGF-like, type 3, whose product MSTEAPRSGPSGEPSRKGSAKSAKQIPDAGVSPEQAAPPQQMRQPLVPRNVSNQTNWPLPDSGLPSHPINQHPRYKVPRGPLPQGPLHPSEVPSPSISSGQNGPVLEKSSTPSQRPPHSFSQLQPPPLAQLRQPTNDTDASPTSTSDKTPRISIEAVDLPQQSVTSSMPSVHDAPRFPPTFLQPESSPSQDDPRHQAAGLVVPLNARRPGLDPQSSIPTITEEFADSRFTKCSVASSRAIPLSWGSDPAESEIRGEYLDIDSDDGQLSPGFQDDEVRLVRNASVGKRANPHPGGIRQGHSNSFSTTSSESLCGLDPEKPPLAPHDDPPSDARLEKELEAFELLGHAAPAMSDKRPGGHKPPALNLHALRDAEARGSLSSLSDLIRRATKLASNLDHGRTASKTTLAGGEGAGFKGGLGHRPQNSGSLSDMLASFPPPGLATPKNRGSGTSWPSFGHSNLRNVEQVHSHEDDPNLSHPRALCCGMPRKVFVIICIVIFIIVVLAVLLPVFLVAVPREASSCAEKNPCANGGVSVSAGPQCSCICTNGYTGSQCTTASDGSCTTSLISNGANATMGSALPTLFEESKKKFDITLDSVTIMALFSINNVSCKAENALVTFGEVTSDDTSKTRRSVHLIDDSTPSVSNDPTPVLADRSEATMNGILYDDTESSKSATTMPTPIQTGSGTTATATKISVQSTAMKPSESVPTVPSVPGNVVGFSRVAVLYILQKTGSLETALASEVDIQEYLVYSYANTTQPAMMVGEFDVDFENLTITLPNSTVHAQ is encoded by the exons ATGAGCACAGAAGCACCACGTTCTGGGCCTTCTGGGGAACCTAGCAGGAAAGGTTCCGCCAAGAGTGCCAAACAAATACCGGATGCCGGCGTGAGTCCAGAACAAGCCGCGCCACCCCAGCAGATGAGACAGCCTCTGGTCCCCAGGAATGTCTCCAATCAAACAAACTGGCCTCTTCCTGATTCGGGTCTCCCATCGCATCCGATCAATCAACATCCTAGGTACAAAGTTCCCCGTGGTCCTCTGCCCCAGGGACCACTTCATCCCAGTGAAGTTCCTTCGCCATCCATTTCCTCCGGACAGAATGGCCCAGTCTTAGAAAAGAGCTCGACTCCGAGCCAAAGACCTCCCCACTCCTTCTCACAACTCCAGCCGCCTCCGCTAGCACAGTTGCGCCAGCCGACAAATGACACCGATGCCAGCCCCACCAGCACAAGCGACAAGACTCCTCGAATATCGATTGAAGCAGTTGATTTGCCCCAACAATCTGTAACTTCGTCAATGCCCTCTGTTCACGATGCGCCCCGATTTCCCCCTACTTTCCTGCAGCCCGAGTCCAGTCCATCTCAGGATGATCCCAGGCACCAAGCGGCAGGTCTTGTCGTACCGCTCAATGCGCGACGGCCTGGCTTGGATCCTCAATCATCTATTCCAACTATCACAGAAGAGTTCGCCGATTCTCGCTTTACAAAATGCTCTGTCGCGTCGAGCCGAGCCATCCCCTTGAGCTGGGGATCCGATCCCGCCGAATCTGAGATTCGAGGAGAATATCTCGACATAGATTCAGACGATGGCCAGCTCTCACCAGGCTTCCAAGACGATGAAGTGAGGCTTGTGCGAAATGCCAGTGTTGGAAA ACGTGCCAACCCCCACCCAGGAGGAATCCGCCAAGGACACAGTA ATTCATTTTCCACAACATCGAGTGAATCGCTATGCGGCCTGGACCCAGAAAAGCCACCCTTAGCCCCGCATGATGATCCGCCCTCCGACGCACGGCTCGAAAAAGAGCTCGAGGCCTTCGAATTACTAGGTCACGCTGCACCAGCAATGAGCGACAAAAGACCTGGCGGTCACAAGCCCCCTGCTTTGAATTTGCATGCGTTGCGGGATGCAGAGGCCCGGGGGAGCCTTTCCAGCCTATCTGATTTGATTCGGAGGGCGACAAAGCTCGCATCGAATCTGGATCACGGGAGAACCGCCAGCAAAACTACTTTGGCTGGTGGCGAGGGGGCAGGATTTAAGGGTGGGTTGG GACACCGACCACAAAACTCCGGCTCTCTATCAGATATGCTCGCCTCCTTCCCTCCTCCGGGGTTGGCAACACCCAAAAATCGCGGATCAGGCACATCATGGCCTTCCTTTGGGCACTCTAACCTGCGTAATGTTGAGCAAGTTCACTCCCATGAGGACGACCCAAATCTTTCTCACCCCCGGGCGCTGTGCTGCGGAATGCCTCGGAAGGTCTTCGTGATCATCTGCATCGTTattttcatcatcgtcgttcTTGCGGTCCTTCTCCCCGTGTTCCTTGTCGCCGTGCCCCGCGAGGCCTCGTCCTGTGCTGAAAAGAACCCATGCGCAAATGGAGGTGTGAGCGTCTCAGCCGGTCCCCAATGCTCGTGTATTTGTACGAACGGCTATACCGGTTCACAGTGCACAACTGCGAGTGATGGTAGCTGCACCACTTCCCTGATAAGCAACGGAGCGAATGCGACCATGGGCAGTGCACTCCCCACTCTGTTCGAGGaatccaagaagaagttcGATATCACCCTTGACTCGGTCACAATCATGGCTCTCTTCAGCATAAACAACGTCTCCTGCAAGGCCGAAAATGCGCTCGTGACTTTCGGCGAAGTGACTAGTGATGATACAAGCAAGACCCGCCGATCTGTCCACTTGATAGACGACTCGACTCCATCCGTATCAAACGACCCAACTCCAGTCCTGGCTGACCGCTCTGAGGCCACTATGAACGGTATCCTGTACGATGACACGGAATCGAGCAAGTCCGCAACGACTATGCCGACACCCATTCAAACCGGGTCAGGAACGACTGCCACCGCTACTAAGATTAGCGTGCAATCTACTGCCATGAAGCCAAGTGAGTCCGTGCCCACTGTCCCCAGCGTTCCAGGCAATGTTGTTGGGTTTTCTCGGGTTGCGGTGCTGTACATTCTTCAGAAGACAGGCTCGCTTGAAACGGCTCTGGCTTCAGAGGTGGACATCCAAGAATACCTTGTCTATTCCTATGCGAACACGACTCAGCCGGCCATGATGGTAGGGGAGTTCGATGTGGATTTTGAAAACTTGACCATCACGCTTCCCAATAGCACGGTGCATGCGCAGTGA
- a CDS encoding Sulfate adenylyltransferase: MANAPHGGVLKDLLARDAPRQVELAAEAETLPAVTLTERQLCDLELIMNGGFSPLEGFMNQADYDRVCEENRLADGNVFSMPITLDASQKVIDEKKLQAGTRITLRDFRDDRNLAILTIDDIYRPDKTREAKLVFGGDPEHPAIVYLNNSVQEFYIGGKIEAVNKLNHYDYVALRYTPAELRVHFDKLGWSRVVAFQTRNPMHRAHRELTVRAARSRQANVLIHPVVGLTKPGDIDHFTRVRAYEALLPRYPNGMAVLGLLGLAMRMGGPREAIWHAIIRKNHGATHFIVGRDHAGPGSNSKGEDFYGPYDAQHAVEKYKDELGIEVVEFQMVTYLPDTDEYRPVDQVPAGVKTLNISGTELRRRLRSGAHIPEWFSYPEVVKILRESNPPRASQGFTIFLTGYMNSGKDAIARALQVTLNQQGGRSVSLLLGDTVRHELSSELGFTREDRHTHIQRIAFVATELTRAGAAVIAAPIAPYEESRKFARDAVSQAGSFFLVHVATPLEHCEKSDKRGIYAAARRGEIKGFTGVDDPYEAPEKADLVVDFSKQSVRSIVHEIILILESQGFLERQ; encoded by the exons ATGGCTAACGCCCCTCACGGTGGTGTTCTTAAGGACCTTCTCGCCCGCGATGCTCCCCGCCAGGTTGAGCTCGCCGCTGAGGCCGAGACTCTCCCCGCGGTGACGCTCACTGAGCGCCAGTTGTGTGATCTCGAGCTGATCATGAATGGAGGTTTCTCTCCTCTCGAGG GTTTCATGAACCAGGCAGACTACGACCG TGTCTGTGAGGAAAACCGCCTTGCCGATGGCAATGTGTTCTCCATGCCCATTACCCTCGACGCTAGCCAAAAGGTGATCGATGAGAAGAAGCTCCAAGCCGGTACTCGTATCACTCTGCGTGATTTCCGTGACGACCGTAACTTGGCTATTCTTACCATCGATGATATTTACCGTCCCGACAA GACGAGAGAGGCTAAGCTTGTGTTCGGCGGTGACCCAGAGCACCCGGCTATCGTGTACTTGAACAACTCCGTCCAGGAGTTCTACATTGGTGGCAAGATCGAGGCCGTCAACAAGCTCAATCACTACGACTATGTCGCCCTCCGCT ACACCCCCGCAGAGTTGCGCGTCCACTTCGACAAGCTGGGCTGGTCCCGTGTCGTCGCCTTCCAGACTCGTAACCCCATGCACCGTGCCCATCGTGAGCTGACTGTCCGCGCGGCCCGTTCCCGCCAAGCCAATGTCCTGATTCACCCCGTCGTCGGTCTCACCAAGCCCGGTGACATCGACCACTTCACCCGTGTTCGCGCATACGAGGCCCTCCTTCCCCGCTACCCCAACGGCATGGCCGTCCTCGGTCTCCTCGGTCTGGCCATGCGCATGGGTGGTCCCCGTGAGGCCATCTGGCACGCCATCATCCGCAAGAACCACGGTGCCACCCACTTCATTGTCGGTCGTGACCATGCCGGTCCTGGTTCCAACTCCAAGGGCGAGGACTTCTACGGCCCTTACGATGCTCAGCACGCCGTCGAGAAGTACAAGGATGAGCTCGGCATCGAGGTCGTCGAATTCCAAATGGTTACCTACCTCCCTGACACCGATGAGTACCGCCCCGTTGACCAAGTCCCCGCTGGCGTCAAGACCCTCAACATCTCCGGTACCGAGCTCCGCCGCCGCCTGCGCTCCGGTGCCCACATTCCCGAGTGGTTCTCCTACCCGGAGGTTGTCAAGATTCTGCGCGAGTCCAACCCCCCTCGCGCCAGCCAGGGCTTCACCATCTTCCTGACTGGTTACATGAACTCCGGCAAGGATGCCATCGCCCGTGCTTTGCAGGTAACTTTGAACCAGCAGGGTGGTCGCTCCGTCTCCCTGTTGCTGGGTGATACCGTCCGCCACGAGCTCTCTTCCGAGCTTGGTTTCACCCGCGAGGACCGCCACACCCACATCCAGCGCATTGCCTTCGTTGCCACCGAACTTACCCGTGCCGGTGCCGCCGTTATTGCCGCCCCCATTGCTCCCTACGAGGAGTCCCGCAAGTTCGCTCGCGACGCCGTCTCCCAGGCTggctccttcttcttggtacACGTCGCCACTCCCCTCGAGCACTGCGAGAAGTCCGATAAGCGCGGCATCTACGCTGCTGCTCGTCGTGGTGAGATCAAGGGCTTCACTGGTGTCGATGATCCTTACGAGGCTCCTGAGAAGGCTGATCTTGTTGTCGACTTCTCCAAGCAGAGTGTGCGCAGCATTGTGCACGAGATCATTCTTATTCTGGAGAGCCAGGGTTTCTTGGAGCGtcagtaa
- a CDS encoding Histone-lysine N-methyltransferase (Ash1), putative — MAPRTSRSIASAAPDVQAHEPTDDNMSLDVPEQLLTPENSRSETSSNNENALTDEKPTGRRRSTRVVRASLRPGEPLEDTHENEGPAASSSEAYVESLAKAKRSHSSLRHSIAVMESSLWSGTPADDNTAANGTVAPDTPVSKSSQDLQSEDINMKLQQRTLRTRVGKALTEDKGTAKAEPVPSRISPRKSLRRSGRFSLMDRASDLVDRASSILGKRTRGLGDKDLGRRSSLRPRNITPSKDLSTANEPASKKRRVSESDLSKLQDQGSEPDEPAVPASPRPRRKIWLSHGLYTGQEPSDSPPKQRRSKNSKKTGTGPMHRTILPMPMFKGARLLKTGRDYQLPFDIFSPLPPGQPKPDEWRKTNKNVFVGDAGSFWKANKKLELSTCMCTEDTGCDENCQNRYMFYECDNGNCRLGPECGNRNFEGLKHRTKAGGKYNIGVEVIKTADRGYGVRSNRSFDPNQIIVEYTGEILTQLECEKRMRTVYKNNECYYLMYFDQNMIIDATRGSIARFVNHACEPNCRMEKWTVAGKPRMALFAGDRGISTGEELSYDYNFDPYSNKNVQQCRCGSANCRGFLGPRLKDKQQRAKELEKRKAEESMKKATTKTVIGKKRKVSEEPESDDSQSKKRKISKSKVKASVKKAVATVRGKKTTKTTAKGTTTTAVKSKTNVKLPTVKATGRIKATVRAPRSNKVAKQSPASPKKTTSQLKRPSAETKKLILAAASKGSGASPRKPAPKAKSTAKGSFGKGVKSAAQRVLKSVKGTKN, encoded by the exons ATGGCGCCACGAACGTCCCGATCCATCGCGTCCGCGGCTCCCGACGTCCAGGCTCACGAGCCTACCGATGACAACATGAGCCTCGACGTGCCAGAACAACTTTTGACGCCTGAAAACAGCCGCTCAGAGACCTCAAGCAACAACGAGAACGCGCTGACCGACGAAAAACCCACGGGACGGCGAAGGTCAACACGGGTTGTACGCGCATCATTGCGGCCCGGTGAGCCACTAGAGGACACACACGAGAACGAGGGACCCGCGGCCTCATCTAGCGAGGCCTACGTCGAAAGCCTTGCCAAAGCGAAACGATCGCACTCTTCCCTACGTCACAGTATTGCAGTGATGGAATCTTCCTTGTGGAGCGGAACTCCAGCCGACGATAATACCGCGGCCAACGGCACTGTGGCCCCCGATACACCAGTCTCAAAGTCTTCCCAGGACTTGCAATCCGAGGATATAAATATGAAGCTTCAACAGCGGACTCTACGAACGCGTGTGGGGAAGGCATTGACCGAAGACAAAGGAACGGCCAAGGCTGAACCGGTCCCATCACGAATCTCTCCTCGCAAATCTTTACGACGGTCAGGTCGCTTCAGTCTGATGGATAGGGCATCGGATCTGGTTGACCGGGCCAGTAGTATATTGGGAAAGCGCACGAGGGGCCTAGGGGACAAGGACCTTGGTCGACGTTCTAGTCTTCGCCCTCGCAATATTACCCCGTCGAAGGACCTTTCGACAGCCAACGAGCCTGCATCGAAGAAACGTCGAGTATCTGAGAGCGACTTGTCCAAGCTCCAAGATCAGGGTTCCGAACCAGATGAGCCGGCTGTGCCTGCTTCACCGCGACCTAGGCGCAAGATATGGCTGTCGCATGGCCTCTATACAGGACAGGAACCCTCGGACTCGCCTCCAAAGCAACGTCGGAGTAAGAATTCGAAGAAGACTGGAACAGGTCCCATGCATCGCACCATCCTTCCTATGCCGATGTTCAAGGGTGCTCGCCTTTTGAAGACTGGACGGGACTACCAGCTGCCGTTTGATATCTTCTCGCCACTACCACCTGGTCAGCCTAAGCCTGATGAGTGGCGCAAGACTAACAAGA ATGTTTTTGTTGGTGACGCGGGAAGCTTTTGGAAAGCGAACAAAAAACTCGAGCTTTCTACTTGTATGTGTACTGAAGACACTGGCTGTGATGAGAACTGCCAGAACCGCTATATGTTTTACGAATGTGACAACGGTAACTGCAGGCTGGGTCCCGAGTGTGGTAACCGAAACTTCGAGGGCCTTAAGCACCGAACCAAGGCCGGGGGCAAATATAACATTGGAGTCGAAGTCATCAAGACAGCAGATCGTGGGTATGGCGTCCGCAGCAATCGATCCTTCGATCCCAACCAGATTATTGTGGAATACACCGGCGAGATCCTCACCCAGCTAGAGTGcgagaagaggatgagaacAGTATACAAAAACAATGAG TGCTACTATCTCATGTATTTTGACCAAAACATGATCATTGATGCTACTCGCGGGTCTATTGCTCGCTTTGTTAACCATGCCTGTGAGCCAAACTGCCGTATGGAGAAGTGGACTGTTGCTGGCAAGCCACGCATGGCACTCTTCGCTGGAGATCGAGGAATCTCGACAGGAGAGGAGTTGAGCTACGATTACAACTTTGA TCCTTACTCTAACAAGAATGTTCAACAATGCCGCTGTGGATCAGCGAACTGTCGAGGCTTCCTTGGCCCACGGCTGAAGGATAAGCAGCAACGTGCCaaagaacttgagaaacgAAAGGCCGAGGAAAGCATGAAGAAGGCAACTACAAAAACAGTCATCGGAAAAAAGCGAAAGGTCTCAGAAGAACCCGAAAGTGACGATTCTCAAAGCAAAAAGCGCAAGATTTCCAAGTCCAAGGTCAAGGCCAGCGTGAAAAAGGCTGTGGCTACCGTTCGTGGGAAGAAGACGACCAAGACAACAGCAAAGGGCACAACCACCACTGCTGTCAAATCGAAGACCAACGTCAAGTTACCAACTGTTAAAGCCACAGGCCGGATCAAGGCCACTGTCCGTGCTCCCCGATCTAACAAGGTGGCCAAGCAATCCCCAGCTTCCCCCAAGAAGACAACATCCCAGCTCAAGCGACCTTCTGCTGAGACCAAGAAGCTAATTCTCGCTGCTGCTTCCAAAGGCTCCGGGGCTTCTCCCCGCAAGCCTGCCCCCAAGGCTAAAAGCACTGCCAAAGGGAGCTTTGGCAAGGGAGTCAAGAGTGCGGCTCAGCGTGTTTTGAAGTCTGTCAAGGGAACAAAGAATTGA
- a CDS encoding Palmitoyltransferase erf2 — MENSADRPEVGDTNQGSTPHYVLGIPRPPSVGGISSRVTDEDGERTSSYTSPPPPLQSLPSVSSKRGPPPVRNSINAASQVASRPGSSGSRLSRSHIPSLTAQAFFRPMSSQRLQAHRGTRPVTKGTISSTDDSTEHGSHNRGSLVSNSTVPQGFQPPADMEAPPSRGTEFTDPIIPDRNTFNASPNGNATIRSLGESVRLLRDRNQKEKPPRLNLGANYTGHAAQDAPPKSPLSFLSLQNRGHDSRGRQGHEHLSSAGSSPGPLDVKNPPLPKTNPGKNYEYFLGNTLFCGGGRFQNSRDKPVNIATGLLIVIPSALFFAFSAPWLWHNISPAIPIVFAYIFYVCLSSFVHASVVDPGIMPRNVHPMPPPEYSDDPLVLGPPTNDWVMVKLATSDVAAMDVPVKYCKTCSIWRPPRCYHCRVCNNCVETLDHHCVWLNNCVGRRNYRYFFTFISSCTILAIFLIGASLAHILVYRSRESISFGAAISKWRVPWAMVIYGLVAVPYPTSLWAYHLFLVGRGETTREYLNSHKFAKPDRHRPFTQGNILKNWIAVFGRPRPPTYMEFKRRHEDGDQRLDLQRRKYRVPDVESQSIEMEHVGPQQD, encoded by the exons ATGGAAAACTCCGCAGACCGCCCGGAGGTTGGCGACACAAACCAGGGCTCAACACCGCACTATGTACTAGGGATTCCTCGCCCTCCCTCTGTAGGCGGAATTTCGTCCCGAGTGACAGATGAAGACGGAGAGCGAACTTCATCTTACACATcacctccccctcccctccaGTCTCTGCCCTCTGTTTCCTCCAAGCGTGGTCCGCCTCCAGTGCGGAACTCTATCAATGCGGCCAGCCAGGTAGCCAGCAGACCTGGCAGTTCAGGGAGTCGACTGAGTAGATCACATATCCCATCCCTGACTGCACAGGCATTCTTCCGGCCCATGAGCTCTCAACGATTACAAGCACACCGAGGAACACGTCCCGTGACTAAAGGGACGATTTCATCCACCGACGACTCGACAGAGCATGGAAGCCACAACAGGGGGAGTTTGGTCTCTAATAGCACAGTTCCGCAAGGATTCCAGCCTCCGGCTGATATGGAAGCTCCCCCATCTCGCGGAACAGAGTTCACAGATCCTATCATTCCAGACCGCAACACCTTCAACGCTAGCCCAAATGGTAACGCAACCATTCGGAGTCTGGGTGAAAGCGTCCGATTGCTGCGGGACCGAAATCAAAAGGAGAAGCCCCCGCGTCTCAACCTGGGCGCCAACTATACGGGGCATGCCGCGCAGGACGCACCACCAAAATCGCCCCTGTCATTCCTATCATTACAAAACAGGGGTCATGATTCTCGGGGCCGTCAAGGCCATGAACATCTCTCCTCCGCTGGCTCGTCTCCAGGTCCCCTCGACGTGAAAAACCCCCCTCTACCAAAAACGAATCCGGGAAAAAATTATGAGTACTTCCTCGGCAACACACTCTTTTGCGGCGGGGGGCGGTTCCAAAATTCGAGGGACAAGCCCGTCAATATTGCAACAGGGCTTTTAATCGTTATACCCTCGGCGCTGTTCTTTGCTTTCTC GGCTCCCTGGTTGTGGCATAACATCTCTCCTGCAATTCCCATAGTGTTTGCCTACATTTTCTACGTGTGTTTATCGTCATTTGTGCATGCGTCCGTTGTTGATCCTGGA ATTATGCCTCGCAATGTACATCCTATGCCTCCGCCAGAGTATTCGGACGACCCTCTGGTCCTTGGTCCGCCCACAAATGACTGGGTTATGGTCAAGCTTGCTACTTCAGATGTAGCTGCCATGGACGTGCCTGTGAAATACTGCAAGACATGTAGTATTTGGCGGCCTCCTCGCTGCTATCACTGCCGCGTCTGCAACAACTGTGTCGAAACCCTCGACCATCACTGCGTGTGGCTCAACAATTGTGTTGGTCGCCGAAACTATCGCTATTTTTTTACTTTCATCAGCTCTTGCACCATCTTGGCCATCTTTTTGATTGGTGCTAGTCTGGCACATATCTTGGTCTACCGGTCTCGGGAAAGCATATCATTCGGGGCTGCAATTTCCAAATGGAGAGTGCCTTGGGCCATGGTGATATATGGATTGGTTGCAGTGCCATACCCCACATCACTTTGGGCATATCATCTCTTCCTAGTTGGCCGAGGCGAAACTACCAGAGAATATCTCAACTCGCATAAGTTTGCCAAGCCTGACCGTCATCGACCGTTCACCCAAGGAAATATTCTCAAGAATTGGATTGCTGTTTTTGGGCGTCCTCGGCCTCCTACCTACATGGAATTCAAGCGGCGGCATGAGGACGGTGATCAACGCTTGGACTTGCAAAGGCGCAAGTATCGTGTCCCAGATGTCGAGTCCCAAAGCATTGAGATGGAACATGTTGGTCCCCAACAGGATTAA